In Pseudomonas sp. MYb327, one DNA window encodes the following:
- a CDS encoding SprT family zinc-dependent metalloprotease, with amino-acid sequence MPEQLNSRVEDCFQQAESFFKRTFKRPVVSLKLRGQKAGVAHLHENLLRFNPQLYRENTEDFLKQTVAHEVAHLIAHQLFGDRIQPHGEEWQLIMRGVYELPPNRCHTYDVKRRSVTRYIYKCPCAYSDFPFSAQRHGLVRQGRRYLCRRCRSTLVFSGEMRVE; translated from the coding sequence ATGCCCGAGCAACTCAATTCCCGCGTCGAAGACTGTTTTCAACAAGCCGAATCCTTTTTCAAACGAACTTTCAAACGCCCCGTGGTGAGCCTCAAGCTGCGCGGGCAAAAAGCCGGTGTCGCGCATTTGCACGAGAACCTGCTGCGCTTCAACCCGCAGTTGTACCGGGAAAACACCGAAGACTTCCTCAAGCAGACCGTGGCCCACGAAGTGGCACACCTGATTGCCCATCAGCTGTTCGGCGACCGCATCCAGCCCCATGGCGAAGAGTGGCAACTGATCATGCGTGGCGTCTACGAACTGCCGCCCAATCGTTGCCACACCTACGACGTCAAACGCCGCAGCGTGACCCGCTACATCTATAAATGCCCGTGTGCCTACAGCGATTTCCCGTTTTCGGCGCAGCGCCATGGTTTAGTGCGGCAGGGGCGGCGGTATTTGTGCCGGCGGTGTCGGAGTACCTTGGTGTTCAGTGGGGAGATGCGGGTCGAGTAG
- a CDS encoding Yip1 family protein — translation MIHHVVGLFTHPDQEWKEIRGDQEESISHMYLTHTLILAAIPAVSAFIGTTQVGWVIGNRAPVMLTQESALWMTIMSYLAMLGGVAVMGAFIHWMARTYDANPSLARCVAFATYTATPLFIGGLAALYPHMWLGMVVGTAAICYTVYLLYVGLPTFMNIPSDEGFLFSSSVLAVGLVVLVAIMAFTVIVWGLGVGPVYTN, via the coding sequence ATGATCCATCACGTAGTGGGGCTCTTCACCCACCCTGACCAAGAATGGAAAGAGATTCGTGGCGATCAGGAGGAAAGTATCAGCCACATGTATCTGACACACACGCTGATTCTGGCGGCTATCCCTGCGGTGTCTGCCTTTATCGGCACGACGCAGGTCGGCTGGGTCATCGGCAATCGAGCACCGGTGATGCTGACCCAGGAAAGCGCATTATGGATGACGATCATGTCGTACCTGGCAATGCTGGGCGGCGTTGCAGTCATGGGCGCGTTCATCCATTGGATGGCCCGCACCTATGACGCCAATCCAAGCCTGGCGCGCTGCGTGGCGTTTGCGACCTACACCGCGACCCCGCTGTTCATCGGCGGCCTTGCGGCGCTGTATCCGCACATGTGGCTGGGAATGGTCGTCGGCACCGCGGCGATCTGCTACACGGTCTACCTGCTGTATGTCGGGCTGCCGACGTTCATGAACATTCCATCTGACGAGGGCTTTTTGTTTTCCAGTTCGGTTCTTGCAGTAGGCCTGGTGGTGCTGGTAGCCATCATGGCGTTTACGGTCATTGTATGGGGACTCGGCGTGGGGCCGGTCTACACTAATTAG
- the ttcA gene encoding tRNA 2-thiocytidine(32) synthetase TtcA, which yields MGTLTVNQNKLQKRLRRQAGEAVADFNMIEDGDKVMVCLSGGKDSYTMLDVLMHLQKVAPIKFEIVAVNMDQKQPGFPEHVLPAYLKELGIEYHIVEKDTYSVVKELIPEGKTTCSLCSRLRRGTLYTFADEIGATKMALGHHRDDIVETFFLNMFFNGSLKAMPPKLRADDGRNVVIRPLAYCNEKDIQAYSDLKQFPIIPCNLCGSQENLQRQVVKDMLQDWERKTPGRTESIFRSLQNVIPSQLADRNLFDFTSLKIDETAASRFVNVVNL from the coding sequence ATGGGCACTCTCACGGTCAACCAGAACAAACTGCAAAAGCGCCTTCGCCGCCAGGCCGGTGAGGCTGTCGCGGATTTCAACATGATTGAAGACGGCGACAAGGTCATGGTCTGCCTGTCCGGCGGCAAGGACAGCTACACCATGCTCGATGTGCTGATGCACTTGCAGAAGGTCGCACCGATCAAGTTCGAGATCGTGGCCGTGAACATGGACCAGAAGCAGCCTGGCTTCCCTGAGCACGTGCTGCCGGCCTATCTGAAAGAGTTGGGCATCGAGTACCACATCGTCGAGAAGGACACTTACTCGGTGGTCAAGGAATTGATTCCGGAAGGTAAAACCACCTGTTCGCTGTGCTCGCGCCTGCGTCGCGGCACGCTCTACACCTTCGCCGACGAAATCGGCGCGACCAAGATGGCCCTCGGTCACCACCGTGACGACATCGTCGAGACGTTCTTCCTGAACATGTTCTTCAACGGCTCGCTCAAAGCCATGCCGCCGAAACTGCGCGCCGACGACGGGCGCAACGTGGTGATCCGCCCGCTGGCCTACTGCAACGAAAAAGACATTCAGGCCTACTCGGATCTCAAGCAATTCCCGATCATCCCGTGCAACCTCTGCGGCTCCCAGGAAAACCTGCAACGCCAGGTGGTCAAGGACATGCTGCAGGACTGGGAGCGCAAGACCCCGGGCCGCACCGAGAGCATTTTCCGCAGCCTGCAGAACGTGATCCCGTCACAACTGGCGGACCGCAACCTGTTCGATTTCACCAGCCTCAAAATCGATGAAACGGCGGCTTCGCGCTTCGTCAACGTGGTCAACCTCTAG
- a CDS encoding DNA-3-methyladenine glycosylase I, translating into MRDYKWLNEYCLNRFGSAAELEAHLPVPKTPAQLRKISDDRYLSTMALRVFRAGLKHSLVDAKWPAFEEVFFKFDPEKVVLMSAEHLERLMQDARIIRHLGKLKSVPRNAQFILDVAHEKGSFGAMIADWPVTDIVGLWTFLKKRGHQLGGLSAPRFLRMVGKDTFVPSYDVVAALNAQKIVDKVPSSQRDLALVQDVFNQWHEQSGGRPMSQISMMLAYTVNH; encoded by the coding sequence ATGCGCGACTATAAGTGGCTGAACGAATACTGCTTGAACCGCTTTGGTTCGGCGGCTGAACTGGAAGCCCATCTGCCCGTCCCCAAGACCCCGGCACAACTGCGCAAGATCAGTGACGATCGCTACCTCTCGACCATGGCATTACGCGTGTTCCGCGCCGGGCTCAAGCACAGCCTGGTGGATGCCAAATGGCCGGCCTTCGAAGAAGTGTTCTTCAAGTTCGACCCGGAAAAAGTTGTGTTGATGAGCGCCGAGCACTTGGAGCGCCTGATGCAGGACGCGCGGATCATCCGTCACCTGGGCAAGCTCAAGAGCGTACCGCGCAATGCGCAGTTCATTCTGGACGTGGCTCATGAGAAGGGCAGCTTCGGCGCGATGATCGCCGATTGGCCGGTGACTGATATCGTCGGGCTCTGGACCTTCCTGAAAAAGCGCGGCCATCAATTGGGCGGACTGTCGGCGCCGCGCTTCTTGCGGATGGTCGGCAAGGATACGTTTGTGCCGAGCTACGATGTGGTGGCGGCGCTGAATGCGCAGAAGATCGTCGACAAGGTGCCGAGCAGCCAGCGGGACCTGGCGTTGGTGCAGGATGTGTTCAACCAGTGGCACGAACAAAGTGGCGGACGGCCGATGAGCCAGATTTCGATGATGCTGGCTTACACAGTGAATCATTGA
- a CDS encoding DUF2069 domain-containing protein, with amino-acid sequence MAKKPKILPAIEWLEPRVRAMRAISLLCFFGLVGLLCAYYLVFADLHGARPWVILLIELVPLLLLAPGMIVGSPRGHSWMCFVVNLYFIKGALAAYDPNRQVFGLLEMGASLAVFCSALLYVRWRYQLNRKLAGEGEISVA; translated from the coding sequence GTGGCCAAGAAGCCGAAGATTCTGCCCGCCATCGAATGGCTCGAACCTCGCGTCCGGGCCATGCGCGCCATCAGTCTGTTGTGTTTTTTCGGCCTGGTGGGGCTGCTGTGCGCCTACTACTTGGTGTTCGCCGACCTGCACGGCGCGCGGCCCTGGGTAATCCTGCTGATCGAACTGGTGCCGTTGCTGTTGCTGGCGCCGGGGATGATTGTCGGCAGCCCGCGTGGGCATTCGTGGATGTGTTTTGTGGTGAACTTGTATTTCATCAAGGGCGCATTGGCGGCGTATGACCCGAACCGGCAGGTTTTCGGCTTGTTGGAAATGGGCGCCAGCCTCGCGGTGTTCTGCTCGGCGTTACTGTATGTGCGCTGGCGGTATCAGTTGAACCGCAAGTTGGCGGGCGAAGGCGAGATTTCGGTCGCCTGA
- the wrbA gene encoding NAD(P)H:quinone oxidoreductase encodes MSAPYILVLYYSRSGSTNEMARQIARGVEQAGLEARLRTVPAISTECEAVSPDIPDEGALYASLDDLKNCAGLALGSPTRFGNMAAPLKYFLDGTSNLWLTGALVGKPAGVFTSTASLHGGQETTLLSMMLPLLHHGMLITGLPYSESALLETQGGGTPYGASHHAGADGKSGLDTHEVALCRALGMRLAKTAQKLEG; translated from the coding sequence GTGAGCGCACCGTACATTCTGGTCCTGTATTACAGCCGCAGCGGCTCGACCAATGAAATGGCCCGGCAAATCGCCCGTGGCGTCGAACAGGCCGGTCTTGAAGCGCGACTGCGTACCGTGCCGGCGATCTCTACCGAATGCGAAGCCGTGTCGCCGGACATTCCCGACGAAGGCGCGCTCTACGCCAGCCTCGACGACCTGAAGAACTGCGCCGGCCTGGCGCTGGGCAGCCCTACCCGCTTCGGCAACATGGCGGCGCCGCTCAAGTATTTCCTCGATGGCACCAGCAACCTGTGGCTGACCGGTGCGCTGGTGGGCAAACCCGCCGGCGTGTTCACCTCCACGGCCAGCCTGCACGGCGGCCAGGAAACCACCCTGCTGTCGATGATGTTGCCGCTGCTGCACCACGGCATGTTGATCACCGGCCTGCCGTATAGCGAGTCGGCGCTGCTGGAAACCCAAGGTGGCGGCACGCCTTACGGCGCCAGCCACCACGCCGGGGCGGATGGCAAAAGCGGTTTGGACACACACGAAGTGGCCCTGTGCCGCGCGCTGGGCATGCGCCTGGCCAAAACGGCACAGAAACTGGAGGGTTGA
- the arsC gene encoding arsenate reductase (glutaredoxin) (This arsenate reductase requires both glutathione and glutaredoxin to convert arsenate to arsenite, after which the efflux transporter formed by ArsA and ArsB can extrude the arsenite from the cell, providing resistance.), with product MTDLTLYHNPRCSKSRGALELLEARGLTPTVVRYLETPLDAAQIQSLLGKLGISARQLLRTGEDEYKTLNLADSSLSEARLIAAIAANPKLMERPILEVGDKAVIGRPPEQILELLP from the coding sequence ATGACCGATCTGACGCTTTATCACAACCCGCGCTGCTCGAAATCCCGCGGTGCGCTCGAATTGCTCGAAGCCCGTGGCCTGACCCCGACCGTGGTCCGCTACCTGGAAACCCCGCTGGACGCCGCGCAAATCCAGAGTCTGTTGGGCAAACTCGGGATCAGCGCCCGGCAACTGCTGCGTACCGGCGAGGACGAGTACAAAACCCTCAACCTGGCTGACAGCAGCCTGAGCGAGGCGCGATTGATCGCCGCCATTGCCGCGAATCCAAAACTCATGGAGCGACCGATTCTCGAAGTCGGCGATAAAGCCGTCATCGGCCGTCCACCGGAGCAAATCCTGGAGTTGCTGCCGTGA
- a CDS encoding TlpA disulfide reductase family protein: MTRRLAAALAIIGTLMLGGCGNDYGIDQYGQKVAAERLDSKWLVLNYWAEWCGPCRTEIPELNHLAEQLKDKKIGVFGVNFDNVQGEELKSASEKLGIKFTVLAQDPSEVFELPRSEALPVTYIIDNKGKVREQLMGEQTAAGVMAKLEALQAKN, translated from the coding sequence ATGACAAGGCGACTGGCAGCAGCATTGGCGATCATCGGAACGTTGATGCTGGGGGGCTGCGGTAACGACTATGGCATTGACCAGTATGGACAAAAGGTCGCCGCCGAACGTCTGGACAGCAAATGGCTGGTGCTCAACTACTGGGCCGAATGGTGCGGCCCGTGCCGTACCGAGATCCCGGAGCTGAACCACCTGGCGGAGCAACTCAAGGACAAGAAGATCGGTGTGTTCGGGGTCAATTTCGATAATGTGCAGGGCGAAGAGCTGAAAAGTGCCAGCGAGAAACTCGGGATCAAGTTCACCGTGCTGGCGCAGGACCCTTCCGAGGTATTCGAACTGCCGCGCAGCGAAGCGTTGCCGGTGACCTACATCATCGACAACAAGGGCAAGGTGCGCGAGCAGCTGATGGGCGAGCAAACAGCGGCGGGGGTGATGGCGAAGCTGGAGGCGTTGCAGGCGAAGAATTAA
- a CDS encoding META domain-containing protein, whose product MKRLALTAMVGASLLGCAAEPVQLQQNRSYILEWIGERPLMDYSHLTITLGEDGRAYGNGGCNHWFAPYTLEGDKLSFGKVGSTRKLCAPALMEQEKRFLQALEQVQRWDVSSIDQMRFWPAEGKPLRWWLEEG is encoded by the coding sequence ATGAAACGCCTCGCTCTGACCGCAATGGTTGGCGCCAGCCTGCTGGGCTGCGCCGCCGAGCCGGTGCAATTGCAACAGAACCGCAGCTACATCCTGGAATGGATCGGTGAACGGCCGTTGATGGATTACAGCCACCTGACCATCACCCTCGGTGAAGACGGCCGGGCCTACGGTAACGGCGGCTGCAACCACTGGTTCGCGCCATACACCCTGGAAGGCGACAAGCTGAGCTTCGGCAAAGTCGGCAGCACCCGCAAGCTCTGTGCACCGGCACTGATGGAGCAGGAAAAGCGTTTCCTCCAGGCGCTGGAGCAGGTGCAACGCTGGGACGTTTCGTCGATCGACCAGATGCGTTTTTGGCCGGCCGAAGGCAAGCCGTTGCGCTGGTGGCTTGAAGAGGGTTGA
- a CDS encoding 2-hydroxyacid dehydrogenase, whose translation MRTILFSSQTYDRDSFLAADLPAGIELHFQSARLSLDTAALAEHHEVVCAFINDDLSAPVLERLAAGGTRLIALRSAGYNHVDLAAAKRLGMTIVRVPAYSPHAVAEHAVALILALNRRLHRAYNRTREGDFSLHGLTGFDLVGKTVGVVGTGQIGATFAKIMNGFGCQLLAYDPYPNPQVEALGARYVDLPQLLAESQIISLHCPLNAQSKHLINGESLAHMQPGAMLINTGRGGLVDTPALIDALKNGQLGYLGLDVYEEEAQLFFEDRSDQPLQDDVLARLLTFPNVIITAHQAFLTREALGAIAATTLHNIAAWAAGTAQNRVEGD comes from the coding sequence ATGCGCACGATTCTTTTCAGCAGCCAGACCTACGACCGCGACAGTTTTCTCGCCGCGGATCTGCCGGCCGGCATTGAGTTGCACTTCCAGTCGGCGCGCCTGAGCCTCGATACCGCGGCGCTGGCGGAACATCACGAAGTGGTCTGTGCCTTCATTAATGATGACCTCAGCGCCCCGGTGCTCGAACGCCTGGCGGCCGGCGGCACACGCCTGATCGCCCTGCGCTCGGCCGGTTACAACCATGTCGACCTGGCGGCGGCGAAACGTTTGGGGATGACGATTGTGCGTGTCCCGGCCTACTCGCCCCATGCCGTGGCCGAACACGCGGTGGCGTTGATCCTGGCGCTCAACCGCCGTTTGCACCGTGCCTATAACCGCACCCGCGAGGGTGATTTCAGCCTGCACGGGCTGACCGGATTTGACCTGGTGGGCAAGACCGTCGGCGTGGTCGGCACCGGGCAAATCGGCGCGACCTTCGCGAAAATCATGAACGGCTTCGGCTGCCAATTGCTGGCCTACGACCCGTATCCCAACCCTCAAGTCGAAGCGCTGGGCGCCCGTTATGTGGATTTGCCGCAGCTGCTGGCCGAGTCGCAGATCATCAGCCTGCACTGCCCGCTCAACGCGCAAAGCAAGCATTTGATCAACGGCGAATCATTGGCGCACATGCAACCGGGCGCGATGTTGATCAACACCGGCCGTGGGGGGCTGGTGGATACGCCAGCGCTGATCGACGCCTTGAAGAACGGTCAGCTCGGGTATCTGGGGCTGGATGTGTATGAAGAAGAGGCGCAGCTGTTTTTCGAGGACCGCTCCGATCAGCCCTTGCAGGACGATGTTCTGGCGCGATTGCTGACCTTTCCCAACGTGATAATCACTGCGCACCAGGCTTTCTTGACCCGCGAAGCCCTGGGCGCGATTGCCGCGACCACCTTGCACAACATCGCCGCGTGGGCGGCCGGAACAGCGCAGAACCGGGTCGAGGGCGACTGA
- a CDS encoding response regulator, with product MLKKLGIKGRVLLLTLLPTSLMALVLGGYFTWMQQSDLQTQLMQRGEMIAEQLAPLVAPAMGHKNSELLERIATQSLEQPDVRAVTFLAPDRTPLAHAGPTMLNQAPLGDDSRMLHRSGNDATRYLLPVFGKHRNLAGDVIPDETDRLLGWVELELSHNGMLLRGYRSLFASLLMIGAGLVGAALLALRMGRTINRPLNQIKQAVTQLKDGHLETRLPPLGSQELDELASGINRMAGTLQNAQEELQHSIDQATEDVRQNLETIEIQNIELDLARKEALEASRIKSEFLANMSHEIRTPLNGILGFTHLLQKSELTPRQLDYLGTIEKSADSLLGIINEILDFSKIEAGKLVLDHIPFNLRDLLQDTLTILAPAAHAKQLELVSLVYRDTPLSLVGDPLRLKQILTNLVSNAIKFTREGTIVARAMLEDEQEDSVQLRISIQDTGIGLSNQDVRTLFQAFSQADNSLSRQPGGTGLGLVISKRLIEQMGGEIGVDSTPGEGSEFWISLSLPKTRDDAEDLPGPPLSGRRVAVLENHELARQALQHQLEDCGLAVTPFNTLESLTNGVTVAHQTDQAIDLAVLGVTSNDMPPERLNQYIWDLEHLGCKVLVLCPTTEQTMFHLSVPNPHSQLQAKPACTRKLRRALSDLVNPRQPRSEPGEPVSSRAPKVLCVDDNPANLLLVQTLLEDMGAKVLAVESGYAAVKAVQNETFDLVLMDVQMPGMDGRQSTEAIRQWESERHCTPLPIVALTAHAMANEKRALLQSGMDDYLTKPISERQLAQVVLKWSGLALRNQRAERSGDSHGGAYELQVLDHEEGLRLAAGKADLAADMLAMLLASLEADREAIRQAQQSNDHNALIERVHRLHGATRYCGVPQLRAACQRSETLLKQQDPKAFGALEDLDRAINRLATQARINA from the coding sequence GTGCTCAAGAAACTGGGAATCAAAGGCCGCGTGCTGTTGCTGACCCTGCTGCCGACCAGCCTGATGGCGTTGGTTTTGGGTGGCTATTTCACCTGGATGCAGCAATCCGACCTGCAAACCCAACTCATGCAGCGCGGGGAAATGATCGCCGAGCAACTGGCCCCGTTGGTGGCGCCAGCGATGGGGCACAAAAACAGTGAGCTGCTGGAGCGCATTGCCACGCAATCTCTGGAGCAACCGGATGTGCGCGCCGTGACCTTCCTCGCTCCAGACCGCACGCCGCTGGCCCACGCCGGCCCAACCATGCTCAATCAGGCGCCGCTGGGCGACGATTCGCGGATGCTGCATCGAAGCGGCAACGATGCGACGCGCTACCTGCTGCCGGTGTTCGGCAAGCATCGCAATCTGGCCGGTGATGTGATCCCCGATGAAACCGACCGCCTGCTGGGCTGGGTCGAACTCGAACTGTCCCACAACGGCATGCTGCTGCGCGGTTACCGAAGCCTGTTTGCCAGCTTGCTGATGATTGGCGCGGGACTGGTCGGTGCGGCGCTGTTGGCATTACGCATGGGCCGCACGATCAATCGACCGCTGAACCAGATCAAGCAAGCGGTGACCCAACTCAAGGACGGCCACCTGGAAACCCGCCTGCCGCCGCTGGGCAGCCAGGAACTGGACGAATTGGCGTCCGGCATCAACCGCATGGCCGGCACCCTGCAAAATGCCCAGGAAGAATTGCAGCACAGCATCGACCAGGCCACTGAAGACGTGCGCCAAAACCTCGAAACCATCGAAATCCAGAACATCGAACTCGACCTGGCGCGCAAGGAAGCGTTGGAAGCGAGCCGGATCAAATCCGAATTCCTCGCCAACATGAGCCATGAAATCCGCACGCCGCTCAACGGCATTCTCGGTTTTACCCATTTGCTGCAAAAAAGCGAGTTGACCCCGCGCCAGCTCGATTATCTGGGCACCATCGAAAAGTCCGCCGACAGCTTGCTGGGAATCATCAACGAGATCCTCGACTTCTCGAAAATCGAGGCCGGCAAACTGGTGCTCGACCATATTCCGTTCAATCTGCGCGACCTGCTTCAGGACACGCTGACCATCCTCGCCCCGGCGGCGCACGCCAAACAGCTGGAGCTGGTCAGCCTGGTTTATCGCGACACGCCGCTGTCGCTAGTGGGCGATCCGCTGCGACTCAAGCAGATCCTCACGAATCTGGTGAGCAACGCGATCAAGTTCACCCGCGAAGGCACAATCGTCGCCCGCGCCATGCTCGAAGACGAGCAAGAAGATAGCGTGCAATTGCGCATCAGTATCCAGGACACCGGCATCGGTCTGTCGAACCAGGACGTGCGCACCCTGTTCCAAGCCTTCAGCCAGGCCGACAATTCGTTGTCCCGCCAACCCGGCGGCACCGGCCTGGGGCTGGTGATTTCCAAGCGCCTGATCGAACAAATGGGCGGCGAAATCGGTGTCGACAGTACGCCTGGCGAAGGTTCGGAGTTCTGGATCAGCCTGAGCCTGCCGAAAACCCGCGACGACGCCGAAGACCTGCCCGGCCCGCCGCTGTCCGGTCGCCGCGTGGCCGTGCTGGAAAATCACGAACTGGCCCGCCAGGCGTTGCAGCACCAACTGGAAGACTGCGGCCTCGCCGTCACGCCTTTCAATACGCTGGAAAGCCTGACCAATGGAGTGACCGTTGCCCATCAGACGGATCAGGCGATCGACCTGGCGGTACTGGGCGTGACCAGTAACGACATGCCGCCGGAGCGTCTGAATCAGTACATCTGGGACCTCGAACACCTGGGCTGCAAGGTGCTGGTGTTGTGTCCGACCACGGAACAGACGATGTTCCACCTCTCTGTCCCCAACCCCCACAGCCAGCTCCAGGCCAAACCGGCCTGCACGCGCAAGTTGCGGCGTGCACTGTCCGACCTGGTCAACCCGCGCCAGCCACGCAGTGAACCCGGCGAGCCGGTGTCCAGCCGTGCGCCGAAAGTGCTTTGCGTCGACGACAACCCGGCCAACCTGCTGCTGGTGCAAACCCTGCTCGAAGACATGGGCGCCAAGGTGCTGGCGGTTGAAAGCGGTTACGCCGCCGTCAAAGCGGTGCAAAACGAAACCTTCGATCTGGTGCTGATGGACGTGCAAATGCCCGGCATGGACGGACGCCAAAGCACCGAAGCGATCCGCCAGTGGGAGAGCGAACGGCATTGCACACCGCTGCCAATCGTCGCCCTCACCGCCCACGCCATGGCCAACGAAAAACGCGCGTTGCTGCAAAGCGGCATGGACGACTACCTGACCAAACCGATCAGCGAGCGGCAACTGGCGCAAGTGGTGTTGAAATGGAGTGGCCTGGCGCTGCGCAACCAGCGTGCGGAACGATCCGGCGACAGCCATGGTGGCGCCTACGAGTTGCAGGTACTCGATCACGAAGAAGGCTTGCGCCTGGCCGCCGGGAAGGCCGATCTGGCAGCGGACATGCTGGCGATGCTGTTGGCCTCGCTGGAAGCCGACCGCGAAGCGATCCGCCAGGCTCAGCAAAGCAACGACCACAACGCCTTGATCGAACGGGTCCATCGCTTGCACGGCGCGACCCGTTATTGCGGCGTTCCGCAACTGCGCGCCGCCTGCCAACGCAGCGAAACCCTGCTCAAGCAACAAGACCCGAAAGCTTTCGGCGCACTCGAAGACCTCGACCGGGCGATCAACCGCCTGGCCACCCAGGCGCGTATCAATGCCTGA
- a CDS encoding response regulator transcription factor yields MTPIAAGHPRILSIEDDLVLGAYVHEHLGRSGFQVTWCQNGQEGLVAARQQTFDVVLMDILLPGLDGLSVLTQLRQSHSTPVLLMSALGAEADRVSGFQLGADDYLPKPFSMVELRVRIEAILRRVALDRRPNPVAIVPAVDNLRFDDECFDVFYAGQAAGLTRSEYRLLETLNRNDDEVLSKAFLYQQVLQRGYAAHDRSLDMHISQIRRKLKAVGYTEREVRTVWGKGYILSASDEV; encoded by the coding sequence ATGACTCCCATCGCTGCTGGCCATCCCCGCATCCTCTCCATCGAAGACGACCTCGTACTCGGCGCCTATGTTCACGAGCATTTGGGTCGTAGCGGTTTTCAGGTGACCTGGTGCCAGAACGGCCAGGAAGGCCTGGTCGCTGCCCGCCAACAAACGTTCGACGTGGTGCTGATGGATATTCTGTTGCCAGGCCTGGACGGGCTGTCGGTGCTGACGCAGTTGCGTCAGAGTCATTCGACGCCGGTGTTGCTGATGTCGGCGCTCGGCGCCGAGGCGGATCGCGTCAGTGGGTTTCAACTGGGGGCCGATGACTACTTGCCCAAGCCTTTCAGCATGGTTGAATTGCGGGTGCGCATCGAAGCGATCCTGCGCCGTGTCGCACTTGACCGTCGGCCGAACCCGGTTGCGATTGTTCCTGCGGTGGACAACCTGCGCTTCGACGATGAGTGTTTTGATGTGTTTTATGCCGGGCAGGCCGCCGGCCTGACGCGCAGCGAATACCGATTGCTGGAAACCTTGAATCGCAACGACGACGAAGTACTGAGCAAGGCCTTCCTTTATCAACAGGTGTTGCAACGCGGCTACGCAGCCCATGATCGCAGCCTGGACATGCATATCAGCCAGATTCGCCGCAAGCTCAAGGCTGTCGGCTACACCGAGCGCGAAGTGCGGACAGTCTGGGGCAAGGGCTACATTTTGAGCGCCAGTGATGAAGTGTAA